Proteins from a single region of Budorcas taxicolor isolate Tak-1 chromosome 11, Takin1.1, whole genome shotgun sequence:
- the MLN gene encoding promotilin, with the protein MLSRKATAILLVVHAAAMLASQTEGFVPIFTYGEVQRMQEKERYKGQKKSLSVQQRSEEGPADPAEPREDRQEVIELTAPVEIGMRMNSRQLEKYQATLEGLLRKVLPSSRNEAPEPARCTPPQFPTHVLINPSTAARSREALPRQPLKNGESGLQQGTSEVTHSEKQEKKRLPFSSSLFRAFPSPSAGVRPDSEPILPRHQQGAPNSGASVPTPSGGFSRSS; encoded by the exons ATGCTGTCCCGCAAGGCCACGGCCATCCTGCTGGTAGTGCACGCAGCCGCCATGCTGGCCTCCCAGACGGAAGGCTTTGTTCCCATCTTCACCTACGGCGAAGTCCAGAGGATGCAA GAAAAGGAGAGGTACAAGGGGCAAAAGAAATCCCTGAGTGTACAGCAGAGGTCAGAGGAGGGCCCTGCGGACCCTGCGGAGCCCCGGGAAGACAGACAAGAAGTTATCGAG CTGACTGCTCCTGTGGAAATTGGAATGAGGATGAACTCCAGGCAGCTGGAAAAGTACCAGGCCACCCTGGAAGGGCTGCTGCGCAAGGTGCTGCCATCCTCCCGAAACG AGGCCCCGGAGCCTGCACGGTGCACGCCCCCACAGTTTCCGACGCACGTACTGATCAACCCAAGCACAGCTGCGAGATCCCGGGAAGCACTGCCAAGACAGCCGCTAAAAAATGGGGAGAGCGGGCTGCAGCAGGGCACGTCGGAGG TAACGCACTCagagaagcaggaaaagaaaaggctCCCTTTCTCGTCGTCCCTGTTTCGCGCCTTCCCCTCGCCCTCTGCTGGGGTCCGCCCCGACAGTGAGCCCATCTTGCCCCGTCACCAGCAGGGGGCGCCCAATTCTGGGGCCAGCGTCCCCACACCCTCTGGGGGATTTTCTCGAAGCTCCTGA